Proteins encoded within one genomic window of Thermus oshimai DSM 12092:
- a CDS encoding alpha/beta fold hydrolase, translated as MGELRLFPGLLSPPSGLDLFLDLPSEPGLHLLAFGEGALEALRVAFQGGVRSLVLLSPILRRDAFLEARLQALRFGLERGGVEGFATVGRALFFGPRTAGSEEIFSAWREGLSEGKVRAWLERLSALGDERRWLRGTEARLLVVQGALDAFTPPPYGREAADWAKGEALFFAVEGAGHLVPWEAPEEVASWVGDFLLGEGFRPLPGGLAL; from the coding sequence GTGGGCGAGCTCCGCCTTTTCCCAGGCCTCCTCTCCCCCCCTTCGGGGCTGGACCTTTTCCTGGACCTTCCCTCGGAGCCGGGCCTCCACCTCCTGGCCTTCGGGGAGGGGGCCTTAGAGGCCTTGCGGGTGGCCTTCCAGGGGGGGGTGAGAAGCCTCGTCCTCCTTTCCCCCATCCTCCGGAGGGACGCCTTCCTGGAGGCCCGGCTCCAGGCCCTCCGCTTCGGTTTGGAAAGGGGGGGCGTGGAGGGCTTCGCCACCGTGGGCCGGGCCCTCTTCTTCGGCCCCCGCACCGCAGGAAGCGAGGAGATCTTTTCCGCCTGGCGCGAAGGGCTTTCGGAGGGGAAGGTGAGGGCCTGGCTGGAGCGCCTTTCGGCCCTAGGGGACGAGCGGCGCTGGCTCCGGGGGACGGAGGCCCGGCTTCTCGTGGTCCAGGGGGCCCTGGACGCCTTCACCCCGCCCCCCTACGGCCGGGAGGCCGCGGACTGGGCCAAGGGGGAGGCCCTCTTCTTCGCGGTGGAGGGGGCGGGGCACCTGGTCCCCTGGGAGGCCCCGGAGGAGGTGGCCTCCTGGGTGGGGGACTTCCTCCTGGGGGAGGGGTTTAGGCCCCTGCCGGGGGGGCTTGCCCTATGA
- the truD gene encoding tRNA pseudouridine(13) synthase TruD: protein MDLVYRPGRYPFLTAGLPGVGGAIRAIPEDFQVEEIPAYRPSGKGEHLYLFLEKEGRTTREVFEFLRDELGVPEKEIGVAGLKDKRARTRQWFSIPRKYEDALCLLENLKGVRLLEAGLHTNKLRTGHLKGNRFRILIRNAEGGKERAEAILRVLEAQGLPNYYGPQRFGLGGLNPLKGYELVKKGKGRGSPWLKRFLVGSLQSLLFNDWVALRMERGLYAAVIPGDWAKKHATGGEFLVEDPKEAERALRLEISATGPLFGKKYPEAQGEARALEDEVLARYDLRREEFSARRGARRPIRVPLQDWRVEEAPEGLWLSFSLPKGSYATSLLREVMKVEVDAPEGGEEGQEG from the coding sequence ATGGACCTCGTCTACCGGCCAGGGCGCTACCCCTTCCTCACCGCGGGCCTCCCGGGGGTGGGAGGGGCCATCCGGGCTATCCCGGAGGACTTCCAGGTGGAGGAGATCCCCGCCTACCGCCCCAGCGGGAAGGGGGAGCACCTCTACCTCTTCCTGGAGAAGGAAGGGCGCACCACCCGGGAGGTCTTTGAGTTCCTCCGGGACGAGCTAGGGGTGCCGGAAAAGGAGATCGGGGTGGCGGGGCTTAAGGACAAGCGCGCCCGCACCCGGCAGTGGTTCTCCATCCCAAGGAAGTACGAGGACGCCCTCTGCCTCCTGGAGAACCTAAAGGGGGTGCGCCTTTTGGAGGCCGGCCTCCACACCAACAAGCTCCGGACGGGCCACCTCAAGGGGAACCGCTTCCGGATCCTCATCCGAAACGCGGAAGGGGGAAAGGAGAGGGCCGAGGCCATCCTGAGGGTCCTAGAGGCCCAGGGCCTTCCCAACTACTATGGCCCCCAGCGCTTCGGCCTTGGGGGGCTGAACCCCCTAAAGGGGTACGAGCTGGTGAAGAAGGGCAAGGGGCGGGGAAGCCCCTGGCTCAAGCGCTTCCTGGTGGGAAGCCTCCAAAGCCTCCTCTTCAACGACTGGGTGGCCTTGAGGATGGAACGGGGGCTTTACGCCGCGGTGATCCCCGGGGACTGGGCCAAGAAGCACGCCACCGGGGGGGAGTTCCTGGTGGAGGACCCCAAGGAGGCGGAGCGGGCCTTAAGGCTGGAGATCAGCGCCACCGGGCCCCTTTTCGGCAAGAAGTACCCCGAGGCCCAAGGGGAGGCCCGGGCCCTGGAGGACGAGGTTCTAGCCCGCTACGACCTCCGCCGGGAGGAGTTCAGCGCCCGCCGGGGGGCTAGGAGGCCCATAAGGGTGCCCCTTCAGGACTGGCGGGTGGAGGAGGCCCCTGAGGGGCTTTGGCTCTCCTTTTCCCTCCCCAAGGGGAGCTACGCCACGAGCCTCCTAAGGGAGGTGATGAAGGTGGAGGTGGACGCCCCGGAAGGGGGGGAGGAAGGCCAGGAGGGGTAA
- a CDS encoding alpha/beta fold hydrolase: MRRTGYLHLYGLNLVFDRVGRGRPVVLLAEEAGRWPERLPEGFAFYLPDLPGYGRTGGPSMAPEELAEYAAAFAVMLNLGNPPFLLRGVGLLVGPFLEARGFAVCPAEEDLITALSNLCEEG, from the coding sequence ATGAGGCGCACCGGCTACCTCCACCTTTACGGCCTGAACCTGGTCTTTGACCGGGTGGGGCGGGGCCGGCCGGTGGTCCTCTTGGCCGAGGAGGCGGGGCGCTGGCCGGAGCGCCTGCCGGAGGGCTTTGCCTTTTACCTTCCCGACCTGCCGGGCTATGGCCGCACCGGTGGGCCTTCCATGGCCCCGGAGGAGCTTGCGGAGTACGCCGCCGCCTTCGCGGTGATGCTGAACCTGGGGAACCCTCCTTTTCTCCTCCGGGGGGTGGGGCTTCTGGTGGGGCCTTTCCTCGAGGCCCGGGGGTTCGCCGTTTGTCCCGCGGAAGAAGACCTGATAACGGCCTTGTCAAATCTTTGCGAAGAAGGTTAG
- a CDS encoding PaaI family thioesterase, protein MESLAFLERETLDRTLGVRYLKLEKEEVIAELEVTPRVHQPFGFLHGGATVALAESVASVGGFLNAPEGHAAFGLEINCNHIRKKQAGTIRAVGRPLHLGRTTQVWEVKVYDEEGRLMAASRCTLAVVPLERQA, encoded by the coding sequence ATGGAATCCCTGGCCTTCTTGGAGCGGGAAACCCTGGACCGCACCCTGGGGGTGCGCTACCTGAAGCTGGAGAAGGAGGAGGTCATCGCCGAACTGGAGGTCACCCCCAGGGTCCACCAGCCCTTCGGCTTCCTCCACGGCGGGGCCACGGTGGCCCTGGCGGAGAGCGTGGCCAGCGTGGGGGGCTTTCTGAACGCCCCCGAGGGGCACGCGGCCTTCGGGCTGGAGATCAACTGCAACCACATCCGCAAGAAGCAGGCCGGGACCATCCGCGCCGTGGGCCGCCCCCTCCACCTGGGGCGCACCACCCAGGTGTGGGAGGTGAAGGTCTACGACGAGGAGGGCCGGCTGATGGCCGCAAGCCGGTGCACCCTGGCGGTGGTGCCCTTAGAAAGGCAGGCTTAA